Genomic segment of Sulfitobacter sp. OXR-159:
GACGAGGCCGATCTTGTTGTACTTGTGGGATCGAACCTCGCTTGGTGTCATCCCGTGCTGTATCAACGTCTGTTGGGGGCACGCGCAGCCCGCGGGACCAAGATTGTGTTGATCGACCCCCGCCGGACCGCGAGCTGTGATGGCGCCGATATGCATCTGGCCTTGGAGCCCGGCTCAGATGTGGCGCTATTCAACAGGCTTTTTAGCGAGATCTACGATGGCGGTGCCTGTGATGCGGATTTTCTGCGCCATACCAGCGGCTATGATGAAACCCTGCATACGGCACGTATCGAAAGCGGGGCCGCAACCGGGCTGAGCGAAGCGGAAATCACCGCTTTCTGCCGCCTCTGGATGCAGCATGAGAAGGTCGTGACGATCTACTCGCAGGGCGTGAACCAGTCGACCAGCGGCTCCGACAAGGTCAATGCGATCCTGAATTGCCACCTCGCCACCGGTCGGATCGGCAAGCCCGGTTGCGGCCCATTCTCGGTGACCGGACAGCCCAATGCGATGGGCGGGCGCGAGGTTGGTGGGCTGGCCAATATGTTGGCCTGTCATCTGGAACTGGAGAATGCCGATCACAGTGCTGCCGTGCGTGATTTCTGGGGCGTGCCCTCCCTACCCGATAAGCCGGGGCTCAAAGCGGTCGACATGTTTCAAGCGGTGGGCGACGGGCGGATCAAAGCGCTGTGGATCATTCACACCAATCCCGCCGTCTCCATGCCCGAAGCCGATGCTGTGCGTGATGCAATTTCCGAATGCCCCTTCGTCGTTGTCAGCGACATTACCGATCAGACCGACACGGCGCGGCTGGCCGACGTGCTTTTGCCCGCCACTGCATGGGCTGAAAAGGACGGCACCGTTACCAATTCCGACCGTACCATCAGCCGCCAGCGCAGCGTGCTGCCCGCACCCGGCCAAACCCGCCCGGATTGGCATATTCTGACCGAGGTGGGGCGGCGGATGGGGTTCGAAACGGGATTTCAGTTTGCCAGCGTGGCAGAGATTTTTCGCGAACATGCAGCCCTTTCAGCCATTGCGGGACGGTTCGGACGGGATTTTGATATCTCGGGTTTGGCCCGGATCACGGACCAGCAATATGATGATTTCGCCCCGCAGCGCTGGCCGGTCACCGCGGCGCGCGAGGGCGGGCGGTTCTTTGCGGATGGGCAGTTCTTTCACCCAGATGGCAAGGCGCGTTTGTTGCCCGTATCGTGGCGGCCGCCAGCGGCCCGGACGACGCGACGCTATCCGTTTCGTTTGAACACAGGCCGCGTGCGGGACCAATGGCACACGATGACCCGCACGGGCCAAAGCCCGCGATTGTCGGCCCATCTGGCGGAACCCTTTCTCGAAATTCACCCCGAAGATTCCACGGCATTGGGCATTCACCCCTCCGATTTAGTCGAGGTCTCCAGCCCAACGGGTGTCAGTATCCTGCGCGCGCGGATCACCGATGCTGTGCAAAAAGGGCAGGTCTTTGCCCCAATGCACTGGACAGCAGAGACAGCCCCCTCTGCCCGGATCGACGCGCTGATCGCGGCGGCCTGCGATCCCGTTTCCGGCCAGCCCGAAAGCAAGGCGGGCGTTGTTGACCTGCGCCGGTTCGATGCAGGCTGGTACGGCTTTACCATCGCACAAAAACCGATGCACCTGACCGCCGACTACTGGGCCTTGGCGCGGACATCGCACGGGTTTCGCGCCGAGTTGGCTGGCCGCCTGCATCCTGACGATTGGGAGGTCGAGGCAAGGCGGCTCTTTGACGCGCCGACTGCTGTGCTGACCACGATCATAGATGCGCGCCGCGGCTCTGCGCGGATCGCGGCTCACGCCGACGGGGTGCTTTTGGGCGCGCTCTTTGTGTCGCCAACCCCTGTCGCGATCATGCGCGATTACCTCGTGGCATTGCCCGGCACCCGTGCGGCTGGCGCATTAACGGGACGCCCTGCAGCCGACGCCCCGAACCCCGGACCAACCTTGTGTTCCTGCTTTGGCGTGGGGATCAACACCATCCTTGAAGCGATCGAAACGCGCGGCCTGATGTCAGTCGAAAGTATCGGCGAAGCACTGGGGGCTGGGACCAACTGCGGTTCTTGCCGCCCGGAAATCGCGGAGCTGTTGAACAATCTCTTAACCCGCGAGGCCGCAGAATGAGCTTGTCAGCCCATGTTCGCACGCTGGGGCGCGGGCCCGGGCGGTCACGGTCCTTAACGCTGGAGGAAGCCTTCGATGCCATGTCCTCCATGTTGCGGGGGGATGCAGATGCCGAGGCCGTGGGCGCGCTTTTGATGCTTTTGCGTATGAAAGGCGAAACTGCGCCAGAGATTGCCGGGTTTGCCGCCGCGGCGCAGGCGCATATGCCCGCCTTGCCGCCCGTCGATCTGGATTGGCCCAGCTATGCCGCCGGCCGCACACGCGGTGCGCCGTGGTTCCTGCTGTCGGCGAAGGAGGTCGCGCAGGCGGGCCACCGCGTCTTGTTGCATGGCTGGAATGGCGTGGATGCGCAGGTGCGGGACGGCTTAGCCGTTGCGGGGATCGGGGTTGGAGACTGCGCTGATGAAATTGCACGCCTGCTTGATCGCGACGGTATCGCCTATCTGCCGCTGGAACGTGCACATCCCGCTCTTTTCCGGCTGCTGGATTTGCGGCGGGTTTTTGGATTGCGGTCCTGCGTCAACACCGTCTGCCGCATGCTGAACCCGGGCGCTGCGTCGGCCAGTGTGCAGGGTGTGTTTCACCCGTCCTATCGCCTCTTGCAGGCCGACGCGGCAGCGCTTTTGGGGCTGAATGGCCTGACCGTGATCAAGGGTGGCGGCGGGGAGTTCGAACGCCACCCTTCAAAAGAGATCGCGGCCTTCGGATTGCGGCAGGGGCGTAGCTGGGAAGCGACCTTTCCCGCGCTTTGTGATGAAACCCGCCGTCTGTCTTCCGATACAGCCCGGACGTGGGCGCACCAAACGCCGACCGCATTCGAGGCTGAGATCATCACCGGCACCAAAGCACTTGCGCTTGATACGCTGGGTATTCCCGACACCGCCGAGCAGGCCGCCTGACAGGAGATTGCCATGAAATCTTTTCCAATGTTCATTCGTACGACGGGCCGCCGGGTTGTTATCGTCGGCGGCGGAGAGCAGGCGGCACAGAAGGCGCGGTTGCTCCTGAAAACCGACGCTGAACTGGTTCTGGTGGCCCCGGCGCTTGATGCGGAACTGGCTGATCTGGTGGACAGCGGGCGGGCAGGGCAGATCTCAGATCTATCGCCGGCGGTGTTTGAGGACGCGGTCATGGCCTTTGTCGGCACCGGCTGCCCCGCGCTGGATGCGGCGGCGCATGCGCTCGCCAAGGCGGCAGGCTGCCCGGTGAATGTGGTCGACCAGCCCGACCTTTGCGACATGACCACGCCCGCCATCGTGGATCGCGACCCCATCGTCGTAGCGATCGGGAGCGAAGGCACCGCACCTGTATTAACGCGCGAGATTAAGACCAAGATTGAGCGATTTCTGCCGCAGAACATTGGTGGCCTCGCTGCCTTTGCCGGGCGGCTCAGACCCAGTGTCGCAGGCAATATTCCCTTGGCACAGCGCCGCGCCTTCTGGGCGTGGGTCTTCAAAGGGACCCCCCGCAGGCAGTGGGTGCGCGGCGCCGAACGCGACGCCTTGCGTGACATCAAAAC
This window contains:
- a CDS encoding molybdopterin-dependent oxidoreductase, giving the protein MDGSAMPVVRSTCPYCGVGCGVLLRADGAGGLDVRGDPDHPANRGRLCSKGAALGETVGLENRLLTPRVDGQEAGWDRALQHVADRFSQTIAQHGPDSVAFYVSGQMLTEDYYVANKLMKGFIGSANIDTNSRLCMASSVAGHKRAFGSDTVPGTYEDIDEADLVVLVGSNLAWCHPVLYQRLLGARAARGTKIVLIDPRRTASCDGADMHLALEPGSDVALFNRLFSEIYDGGACDADFLRHTSGYDETLHTARIESGAATGLSEAEITAFCRLWMQHEKVVTIYSQGVNQSTSGSDKVNAILNCHLATGRIGKPGCGPFSVTGQPNAMGGREVGGLANMLACHLELENADHSAAVRDFWGVPSLPDKPGLKAVDMFQAVGDGRIKALWIIHTNPAVSMPEADAVRDAISECPFVVVSDITDQTDTARLADVLLPATAWAEKDGTVTNSDRTISRQRSVLPAPGQTRPDWHILTEVGRRMGFETGFQFASVAEIFREHAALSAIAGRFGRDFDISGLARITDQQYDDFAPQRWPVTAAREGGRFFADGQFFHPDGKARLLPVSWRPPAARTTRRYPFRLNTGRVRDQWHTMTRTGQSPRLSAHLAEPFLEIHPEDSTALGIHPSDLVEVSSPTGVSILRARITDAVQKGQVFAPMHWTAETAPSARIDALIAAACDPVSGQPESKAGVVDLRRFDAGWYGFTIAQKPMHLTADYWALARTSHGFRAELAGRLHPDDWEVEARRLFDAPTAVLTTIIDARRGSARIAAHADGVLLGALFVSPTPVAIMRDYLVALPGTRAAGALTGRPAADAPNPGPTLCSCFGVGINTILEAIETRGLMSVESIGEALGAGTNCGSCRPEIAELLNNLLTREAAE
- a CDS encoding glycosyl transferase family protein — its product is MSLSAHVRTLGRGPGRSRSLTLEEAFDAMSSMLRGDADAEAVGALLMLLRMKGETAPEIAGFAAAAQAHMPALPPVDLDWPSYAAGRTRGAPWFLLSAKEVAQAGHRVLLHGWNGVDAQVRDGLAVAGIGVGDCADEIARLLDRDGIAYLPLERAHPALFRLLDLRRVFGLRSCVNTVCRMLNPGAASASVQGVFHPSYRLLQADAAALLGLNGLTVIKGGGGEFERHPSKEIAAFGLRQGRSWEATFPALCDETRRLSSDTARTWAHQTPTAFEAEIITGTKALALDTLGIPDTAEQAA